One Trichosurus vulpecula isolate mTriVul1 chromosome 7, mTriVul1.pri, whole genome shotgun sequence genomic region harbors:
- the LOC118857768 gene encoding olfactory receptor 14A2-like, with product MANLTMMTEFFLTNFFNAWQLQILHAMFFLLIYLVALMGNLLIFTLISLDEHLHTPMYFFLKNLSLLDLCFISVTVPKSIANSLSHKSSISYLGCVLQLFLVILFSGSEIFLLTAMSYDRYVAICQPLHYEVIMTRDACLRMAAVSWLAGCVFGVMYSATTFSQPFCGSKEIHQFFCDVPSLVKISCSETHMAIYLTMAFVLGLGIFCCISITVSYGHIFSTVLKIPSTEAQSKAFSTCLPHLIVLMVFATSAIMAYLKPPLYSDSVVDLLLSMFYAVFPPTLNPIIYSLRNKDIRTSLRKLIAWQYFLKGSMPKSFL from the coding sequence ATGGCCAACCTCACGATGATGACAGAATTCTTCCTCACGAACTTTTTCAATGCTTGGCAGCTGCAAATCTTACATGCCATGTTCTTCTTGCTGATCTACTTGGTGGCCCTGATGGGGAATCTGCTCATCTTCACTCTCATCTCTCTAGATGAGCACCTCCACactcccatgtacttcttccttaaGAACTTGTCTCTTTTAGATCTCTGCTTCATTTCTGTTACTGTCCCCAAATCGATTGCAAATTCCTTAAGTCACAAATCTTCAATCTCTTACTTGGGGTGTGTATTACAGCTCTTTTTAGTGATTTTATTCTCAGGGTCAGAGATTTTTCTCCTCACAGCAATGTCCTATGATCGCTATGTGGCCATCTGTCAGCCCCTGCACTATGAAGTCATCATGACCAGAGATGCTTGTTTGAGGATGGCAGCTGTTTCCTGGCTTGCTGGATGTGTGTTTGGTGTCATGTACTCAGCTACTACTTTCTCCCAGCCCTTCTGTGGCTCCAAGGagatccatcagttcttttgtgATGTCCCTTCTTTAGTCAAGATCTCTTGCTCTGAGACACACATGGCAATATATTTGACAATGGCTTTTGTACTTGGTTTAGGAATATTCTGCTGTATTTCCATAACAGTGTCTTATGGACACATCTTCTCAACGGTGCTGAAGATTCCAAGTACAGAGGCACagtcaaaagctttttccactTGCCTTCCCCACCTTATTGTTCTCATGGTTTTTGCAACAAGTGCGATCATGGCTTATCTAAAGCCACCTTTGTACTCTGACTCAGTTGTGGATCTGTTATTGTCTATGTTCTACGCAGTGTTTCCCCCAACTCTGAACCCTATCATCTATAGCTTGAGGAACAAGGACATCAGGACTTCTCTGAGGAAACTTATAGCTTGGCAATATTTCTTAAAGGGTTCAATGCCAAAGTCCTTTCTATGA
- the LOC118857769 gene encoding olfactory receptor 14A2-like encodes MLHLFLISVQIINRTLPSQNTANLTMVTGFFLMDFSNIWELQALHAMSFLLIYLVALIGNLLIFTLITLDGHLHTPMYFFLKNLSFLDLCLISVTVPKSIENSLSRSCSISFFGCVLQVFLVILFAGSEILLLIVMSYDRYIAICQPLRYKTIMNKGFCRRMATSSWLIGGLFGAMHSARTFSLPFCGHKEIHQFFYDVPSLLRISCAETHIAADVGVALGITLAIFCCISVAISYGHIFSTVLKIPTTEGRSKAFSTCLPHLIVLMVFITTGILSYIKSPLDSDSVLDLLLSVLYSVVPPTLNPVIYSLRNRDIKMSLRKLLTRKHFL; translated from the coding sequence ATGTTGCATTTGTTTCTTATCTCTGTACAGATAATCAATAGAACTCTGCCCTCCCAGAACACAGCCAATCTCACCATGGTGACAGGATTCTTCCTCATGGACTTTTCCAACATCTGGGAGCTACAAGCCTTACATGCCATGTCCTTCTTGCTAATTTACCTGGTGGCTCTGATAGGGAACCTGCTCATCTTTACACTCATCACTCTAGATGGCCACCTCCACACTCCCATGTATTTCTTCCTGAAGAATTTGTCCTTTTTAGATCTTTGCCTTATTTCTGTCACTGTCCCCAAATCTATTGAAAACTCCCTAAGCAGAAGTTGTTCCATCTCTTTCTTTGGGTGTGTGTTACAAGTctttttagtaattttatttgCAGGATCAGAGATTTTACTTCTCATAGTGATGTCCTATGACCGCTACATAGCTATCTGCCAACCTTTACGCTACAAAACCATAATGAACAAAGGATTTTGTAGGAGAATGGCAACTTCTTCATGGCTCATTGGAGGACTTTTTGGGGCCATGCACTCAGCTAGGACATTCTCTTTACCCTTCTGTGGCCACAAGGAGATCCATCAGTTCTTCTATGATGTCCCTTCCTTACTCAGGATCTCCTGTGCTGAGACACACATTGCAGCTGATGTCGGTGTGGCCCTTGGGATCACTTTAGCAATATTCTGTTGCATCTCTGTAGCTATCTCTTATGGTCACATCTTCTCAACTGTGTTGAAGATTCCCACTACAGAAGGTCGCTCAAAAGCTTTCTCCACTTGTCTGCCCCATCTCATTGTTCTCATGGTTTTCATTACAACTGGGATCCTGTCTTATATAAAGTCACCCTTAGACTCTGATTCAGTTCTGGATCTGTTGTTATCAGTGCTCTATTCAGTGGTGCCACCAACTCTGAACCCTGTCATTTATAGCCTTAGGAATAGGGACATAAAGATGTCTTTGAGGAAGCTTTTAACCCGGAAACATTTCTTATAG